In Cervus elaphus chromosome 5, mCerEla1.1, whole genome shotgun sequence, the following proteins share a genomic window:
- the ARHGEF15 gene encoding rho guanine nucleotide exchange factor 15, producing the protein MSAQSLPEATPPTQKPPRIIRPRPPSRARATQSPGPHHNGSSPQESPLTANEAPTPMCTPMFWEPPAPSLKPPALLPPSASKASLDSQTFPDSSSDTPSPVSRRSISPEPAPQSPVPPPKPSGSPRMALPLLPTTQVPDQDGSASAPGTVRRLAGKFEWGTEGRVQAADTLEPSPPGGVDVNGERETPQGNLAGSGSQENGTPGAGLACPPCCPCVCHVGRPGLELRWVPVGGYEDGPRVPCRASPLRASRSRPSPSSLSHPPVVLTSYRSTAERKLLPPLKPPKPTRVRQDITISGEPPQPDLDPPSEDGIQRGDSPDGAPQNDPPATTEGREEEELEELKEQNWELPLQDEPLYQTYRAAVLSEELWGVGEDGGPASANAGEAPTFARPPGPRNTLWQELPAVRASGLLDTLSAQERRMQESLFEVVTSEASYLRSLRLLTDTFVLSQALRDTLTPRDHHTLFSNVQRVQGVSERFLGKLLSRVRASPHIRDLCDVVHAHAVGPFSVYVDYVRNQQYQEETYSRLMDTNVRFSAELRRLQSLPKCQRLPLPSFLLLPFQRITRLRMLLQNILRQTEEGSSRQENAQKALGAVSKIIERCSAEVGRMKQTEELIRLTQRLRFHKVKALPLVSWSRRLELQGELTELGCRRGGMLFASRPRFTPLCLLLFSDLLLITQPKSGQRLQVLDYAHRSLVQAQQVPDPSGPPTFRLSLLSNHQGRPTHRLLQASSLSDMQRWLGAFPTPGPLPCSADTIYEDCDCSQELCSEPSTPTKTEGRNVESRAPPKHLHKNPEGWLKGLPGAFPAQLVCEVTGEHERRKHLRQHQRLLEAVGPSSGSPDAPPP; encoded by the exons ATGTCAGCCCAGTCTCTTCCGGAAGCAACACCCCCCACCCAGAAGCCCCCTCGGATCATCCGCCCCCGCCCCCCTTCTCGGGCCCGGGCTACCCAGTCCCCAGGGCCCCACCACAACGGCTCCTCTCCACAAGAATCTCCCCTTACCGCCAATGAGGCACCAACCCCCATGTGCACCCCCATGTTCTGGGAGCCCCCGGCCCCATCCCTCAAGCCCCCCGCCCTTCTGCCCCCGTCAGCTTCTAAAGCTAGCCTCGACTCCCAGACTTTCCCAGACTCGTCTTCCGACACCCCCAGCCCAGTGTCCCGGCGCTCCATCTCCCCAGAGCCTGCTCCCCAGTCTCCAGTCCCCCCACCCAAACCCTCTGGGTCACCCCGCATGGCTCTGCCCCTGCTCCCCACGACCCAGGTCCCCGACCAGGATGGCTCTGCCTCGGCCCCAGGCACTGTGCGCAGACTGGCTGGCAAGTTTGAATGGGGGACTGAAGGCAGAGTCCAGGCTGCGGACACCCTGGAGCCAAGTCCCCCAGGGGGAGTGGATGTgaatggggagagagagactCCCCAGGGCAACCTCGCTGGGAGCGGGTCCCAGGAGAACGGCACTCCAG GTGCTGGGCTGGCCTgccctccctgctgcccctgTGTCTGCCACGTGGGCCGGCCTGGCCTGGAGCTCCGATGGGTGCCTGTGGGGGGCTATGAGGATGGTCCCAGGGTCCCTTGCCGGGCCTCCCCACTGCGGGCCTCCCGCTCCCGCCCCAGCCCTTCAAGCCTCAGCCACCCCCCAGTCGTCCTCACATCCTACCGCTCCACTGCCGAGCGCAAACTCCTGCCACCCCTCAAGCCCCCCAAACCAACCCGGGTCAGACAGGACATCACCATCTCTGGGGAGCCCCCACAGCCTGATCTCGATCCGCCCTCTGAAGATGGAATCCAAAGAG GGGACAGTCCTGATGGTGCTCCTCAGAATGATCCTCCAGCCACCACGGAGGGCAG ggaggaagaggagctggaggagctgaAGGAGCAGAACTGGGAGCTGCCCCTGCAGGATG AACCGCTGTACCAGACCTACCGCGCAGCCGTGCTGTCAGAGGAGCTGTGGGGCGTCGGTGAGGACGGGGGTCCCGCTTCAGCAAACGCTGGGGAAGCTCCCACCTTCGCCCGTCCCCCGGGCCCTCGCAACACGCTGTGGCAGGAGCTTCCGGCCGTGCGAGCCAGCGGCCTCCTGGACACCCTGAGTGCCCAGGAGCGGCGGATGCAGGAG AGCCTTTTCGAGGTGGTGACGTCGGAGGCCTCATACCTGCGCTCCCTGCGGCTGCTGACCGACACCTTCGTGCTGAGCCAGGCGCTCCGGGATACGCTCACCCCCCGGGATCACCACACCCTCTTCTCCAACGTGCAGCGAGTCCAGGGAGTCAGTGAGCG TTTTCTGGGGAAGTTACTGTCCCGGGTGCGCGCTTCCCCCCACATCCGTGACCTGTGTGACGTGGTGCACGCGCATGCCGTGGGGCCTTTCTCCGTGTACGTGGACTATGTGCGGAACCAGCAGTACCAGGAGGAGACCTACAGCCGCCTGAT GGACACGAACGTGCGCTTCTCCGCGGAGCTACGGCGGCTGCAGAGCCTTCCCAAGTGCCAGCGCCTCCCGCTGCCCTCCTTCCTGCTCCTGCCCTTTCAGCGCATCACTCGGCTCCGCATGCTGCTGCAG AATATCCTGCGTCAGACAGAGGAGGGGTCCAGCCGCCAGGAGAATGCCCAGAAGGCCCTGGGTGCTGTCAGTAAG ATCATTGAGCGGTGCAGCGCCGAGGTCGGACGCATGAAGCAGACAGAGGAGCTGATCCGGCTCACGCAGAGGCTGCGCTTCCACAAAGTCAAG GCCCTGCCTCTGGTCTCCTGGTCCAGGCGCCTGGAGTTGCAGGGGGAACTGACAGAGTTGGGGTGCAGGAGGGGAGGCATGCTCTTTGCCTCACGCCCCCGCTTCACCCCCCTCTGCCTGCTGCTCTTCAGTGACCTGCTGCTCATCACTCAGCCCAAGAG TGGGCAGCGGCTACAGGTTCTGGACTATGCCCATCGCTCCCTGGTCCAGGCCCAGCAGGTGCCAGACCCATCTGGCCCCCCTACGTTCCGCCTCTCTCTTCTCAGCAACCACCAGGGCCGCCCCACACACCGGCTACTCCAAGCTTCATCGCT ATCAGACATGCAGCGCTGGCTGGGCGCCTTCCCTACCCCAGGCCCCCTTCCCTGCTCTGCAGACACCATCTATGAGGACTGTG ACTGTTCCCAGGAACTCTGTTCAGAGCCTTCCACACCCACCAAGACAGAGGGACGAAATGTGGAGTCCAGGGCTCCCCCCAAGCACCTACACAAGAACCCTGAAG